From the Prosthecodimorpha staleyi genome, one window contains:
- a CDS encoding D-alanyl-D-alanine carboxypeptidase family protein has product MVRHVGKAGFGPARYEPELDRPEAGSPSHARSVSRRAVVGLAAAVVGMAALFAAPASVLAQAQTFETKAEQAILIDFESNTVLFEKNADKLFAPASLAKMMTIAVVFDQIKAGKLTLEQDFTISEHAWRTGGAPSRTSSMFAPINSRVTVNDLIQGICVQSANDGAIAVAEGLAGTELAFSEMMNKKARDIGMTKSVFRNPTGLPDPDQKITAREYAKLATYIIANHPDLYKVYSQREFTYNKIRQQNRNPLLNDGIGADGFKTGYIKESGYNIVGSAVQGGQRLIAVMGGMKSEKERAEEARKLLEWGFRSFEQITLYKAGESPGDAKVFGGASASVPLVGEKALTLLVPRGNRDKLRAHVIYRGPVKAPIEKGAQIGKLQVLRGDSVIQEKPLYAAEAVGLGPMHSRAMDAAYESVVRFVRETVGLK; this is encoded by the coding sequence ATGGTGCGACATGTCGGGAAGGCTGGCTTCGGTCCGGCCCGGTACGAGCCGGAGCTCGACCGTCCGGAGGCCGGGTCGCCGTCGCATGCCCGTTCGGTGTCGCGTCGTGCGGTCGTTGGCTTGGCTGCGGCCGTGGTCGGCATGGCGGCGCTGTTCGCAGCTCCGGCATCGGTCCTCGCGCAGGCGCAGACCTTCGAAACGAAGGCCGAGCAGGCGATCCTGATCGATTTCGAATCGAACACCGTTCTCTTCGAGAAGAATGCCGACAAGCTGTTCGCCCCGGCGAGCCTCGCCAAGATGATGACGATCGCGGTCGTGTTCGACCAGATCAAGGCCGGCAAGCTGACACTGGAGCAGGACTTCACGATCTCCGAGCATGCCTGGCGGACCGGCGGCGCCCCGTCGCGCACGTCCTCGATGTTCGCGCCGATCAATTCCCGCGTGACCGTCAACGACCTGATCCAGGGCATCTGCGTGCAGTCGGCCAATGATGGGGCGATCGCCGTCGCGGAAGGCCTCGCCGGGACGGAACTGGCCTTCTCGGAGATGATGAACAAGAAGGCGCGCGACATCGGCATGACCAAGTCGGTGTTCCGCAATCCGACCGGCCTGCCCGATCCAGACCAGAAGATCACCGCGCGCGAATACGCCAAGCTGGCGACCTATATCATCGCCAACCATCCGGACCTCTACAAGGTCTATTCGCAGCGCGAATTCACCTACAACAAGATCCGACAGCAGAACCGCAATCCGCTTCTGAACGACGGCATCGGCGCCGACGGCTTCAAGACCGGTTACATCAAAGAATCCGGCTACAATATCGTCGGCTCGGCCGTGCAGGGCGGCCAGCGGCTGATCGCCGTGATGGGCGGCATGAAGAGCGAGAAGGAGCGCGCCGAGGAAGCCCGCAAGCTCCTGGAATGGGGCTTCCGCTCCTTCGAACAGATCACCCTCTACAAGGCCGGCGAGTCGCCCGGCGACGCCAAGGTGTTCGGCGGCGCCTCCGCATCGGTGCCGCTGGTCGGCGAGAAGGCCCTCACGCTCCTGGTGCCGCGCGGCAACCGCGACAAGCTCAGGGCGCATGTCATCTATCGCGGCCCGGTCAAGGCCCCGATCGAGAAGGGGGCCCAGATCGGCAAGCTCCAGGTCCTGCGCGGCGACAGCGTGATCCAGGAGAAGCCGCTTTATGCCGCCGAGGCGGTCGGGCTCGGTCCGATGCACAGCCGCGCGATGGATGCGGCCTACGAGTCGGTCGTGCGCTTCGTGCGCGAGACCGTGGGCCTCAAGTGA
- the tmk gene encoding dTMP kinase has translation MPDAPRRPARFITLEGGEGAGKSTQARRLADRLQGLGIGTVSTREPGGSPGAEAVRHVLLSGAAERFGPDVEAILFAAARADHVDETIRPALERGDWVICDRFADSTRVYQAEIGDGLIDALESVALDGVVPDLTLLLDLPAEIGLERARTRRGADEVDRFEKDALALHVARREAFLALARRHPERMVVIDAGAEADAVAAAVWAAVAGRFDLASDGRAG, from the coding sequence ATGCCCGACGCCCCTCGCCGGCCGGCGCGGTTCATCACGCTGGAAGGCGGGGAGGGCGCGGGCAAGTCGACCCAGGCCCGCCGTCTCGCCGACCGCCTGCAGGGTCTCGGCATCGGCACCGTCTCGACGCGCGAACCGGGCGGCTCGCCCGGCGCCGAGGCCGTCCGCCATGTCCTTCTGTCCGGTGCCGCCGAACGGTTCGGGCCGGACGTCGAGGCGATCCTGTTCGCCGCCGCCCGCGCCGACCATGTCGACGAGACCATCCGCCCGGCGCTGGAACGTGGCGACTGGGTCATCTGCGACCGCTTCGCCGACTCGACACGCGTCTATCAGGCCGAGATCGGCGACGGCCTGATCGACGCCCTGGAGAGCGTGGCGCTGGATGGGGTGGTGCCCGACCTGACCCTGCTCCTGGACCTGCCGGCGGAAATCGGCCTGGAACGGGCCCGGACGCGGCGCGGTGCGGACGAGGTCGACCGCTTCGAGAAGGACGCCCTCGCCCTGCATGTCGCCCGCCGCGAGGCCTTCCTGGCGCTCGCGCGCCGCCATCCGGAACGGATGGTCGTGATCGATGCGGGAGCTGAAGCGGACGCGGTCGCCGCCGCGGTCTGGGCGGCAGTCGCAGGCCGGTTCGATCTGGCGTCCGACGGCCGGGCCGGGTAG
- a CDS encoding DNA polymerase III subunit delta', with product MARAATTPLEAAPEADAIDGAPLPRERHTLIGHREGERTLLDAYRSGRIHHGWLIGGAKGIGKATLAFRFARFVLAHPDPAAPAVRDATSLAVDPDNPVSRRIAAGAHGDLLHLRRPWDEKTKRHKTVLTVAEIRRTVGFFGSTAAEGGWRVAIVDAADDLNASAANALLKILEEPPARCLFLVLTHQPGRLLPTIRSRCRRLLLPSLSEDDLIGGLTGLGYGRNSDASTLKTAAGIADGSLRRAIQLIESDGVALYRKVETLARRLPALDVKDLHRLADEVAGRGADEAFETATEFFLGHAAMRAREAGLAGQGRRAALWAEAEIAARRDLGAVDALNLDKRAALISLVRTLVEAARN from the coding sequence ATGGCACGCGCAGCGACGACCCCCCTGGAGGCGGCCCCCGAGGCCGATGCGATCGACGGCGCGCCGCTGCCGCGCGAGCGGCACACGCTGATCGGCCACCGGGAGGGCGAGCGCACCCTGCTCGACGCCTACCGGTCGGGGCGCATCCATCACGGCTGGCTGATCGGCGGCGCCAAGGGCATCGGCAAGGCGACGCTCGCCTTCCGCTTCGCCCGCTTCGTCCTGGCCCATCCGGACCCCGCAGCCCCAGCAGTGCGCGACGCGACCAGCCTGGCGGTCGATCCGGACAACCCCGTTTCCCGCCGCATCGCCGCCGGCGCCCATGGCGACCTCCTTCACCTGCGCCGGCCCTGGGACGAGAAGACCAAGCGCCACAAGACCGTGCTGACGGTCGCCGAAATCCGCCGCACGGTCGGCTTCTTCGGCTCCACGGCGGCGGAGGGCGGCTGGCGCGTGGCGATCGTCGACGCGGCCGACGATCTCAATGCCAGCGCCGCCAATGCGCTCCTGAAGATCCTGGAGGAACCGCCGGCGCGCTGCCTGTTCCTGGTGCTGACCCATCAGCCCGGCCGCCTGCTGCCGACCATCCGCTCGCGCTGCCGGCGCCTGTTGCTGCCGAGCCTGTCCGAGGACGACCTGATCGGCGGCCTGACCGGCCTCGGCTATGGCCGCAACAGCGATGCCTCGACGCTGAAGACCGCCGCCGGCATCGCCGACGGCAGCCTGCGCCGCGCGATCCAACTGATCGAGAGCGACGGCGTGGCGCTCTATCGCAAGGTCGAGACGCTGGCCCGCCGGCTGCCGGCGCTGGACGTGAAGGACCTGCACCGGCTCGCCGACGAGGTCGCCGGGCGGGGCGCCGACGAGGCCTTCGAGACGGCGACGGAATTCTTCCTCGGCCATGCCGCGATGCGGGCGCGCGAAGCCGGTCTGGCCGGGCAGGGGCGCCGCGCTGCCCTCTGGGCAGAGGCCGAGATCGCCGCCCGCCGCGACCTCGGCGCCGTCGACGCGCTCAATCTCGACAAGCGTGCCGCCCTGATTTCCCTCGTGCGGACCCTTGTCGAAGCTGCGCGGAATTGA
- the metG gene encoding methionine--tRNA ligase, which translates to MTKPKFFITTAIDYPNGRPHVGHAYEKIASDALARFKRLDGFDVLFLTGTDEHGLKMHQTAAREGLTPRQLVDRNSAVFKDMDALLNVSYDDFIRTTEPRHHASVQEIWRRMEKAGDIYKAKYAGWYSVRDEAYYAEGETQVGDDGVRRSIGTGTPVEWTEEESYFFKLSAYAERLLALYRDQPDFIGPASRKNEVISFVEGGLEDLSISRTTFDWGVPVPDAPGHVMYVWIDALTNYITGAGFPDEASEKYKTYWPADLHVIGKDIVRFHAVYWPAFLMSAGLPLPRRVFAHGFIFNRGEKMSKSVGNVVDPFDLAHAYGVDPMRFFFLREVPFGQDGNYSHDAIVARMNADLANDLGNLAQRSLSMIAKNCGGVLPQPGPLAAADETLLAQADGLMAAARTAFDAQEIHKALEAIWFVVAETNRYFTAQEPWALRKTDFARMETVLWVTAEVLRIVGLLIQPIMPKSAGTLLDLLGQQAPEARAFAAIGTRIAGGTVLPAPAPVFPKYVEPETGEGA; encoded by the coding sequence ATGACGAAACCGAAATTCTTCATCACGACCGCGATCGACTACCCGAACGGCCGGCCCCATGTCGGCCACGCCTACGAGAAGATCGCCTCCGACGCCCTGGCCCGCTTCAAGCGGCTGGACGGCTTCGACGTCCTGTTCCTGACCGGTACCGACGAACACGGCCTGAAGATGCACCAGACCGCGGCGCGCGAGGGGCTGACGCCGCGCCAGCTGGTCGACCGCAATTCGGCGGTCTTCAAGGACATGGACGCGCTGCTGAACGTCTCCTATGACGACTTCATCCGCACCACCGAGCCGCGCCACCATGCCTCCGTGCAGGAAATCTGGCGGCGGATGGAGAAGGCCGGCGACATCTACAAGGCCAAATATGCCGGCTGGTACTCGGTGCGCGACGAGGCCTACTACGCCGAGGGCGAGACCCAGGTCGGCGACGACGGCGTGCGCCGCTCGATCGGCACCGGCACTCCGGTCGAATGGACCGAGGAGGAGAGCTACTTCTTCAAGCTCTCGGCCTATGCGGAGCGCCTGCTCGCCCTTTACCGCGACCAGCCGGACTTCATCGGCCCGGCCTCGCGCAAGAACGAGGTGATCTCCTTCGTCGAGGGCGGCCTGGAGGATCTCTCGATCAGCCGCACCACCTTCGACTGGGGCGTGCCGGTGCCGGATGCGCCCGGCCATGTGATGTATGTCTGGATCGATGCGCTGACCAACTACATCACCGGCGCCGGCTTTCCGGACGAGGCCTCGGAGAAGTACAAGACCTACTGGCCGGCGGACCTGCACGTCATCGGCAAGGACATCGTGCGCTTCCACGCGGTCTATTGGCCGGCCTTCCTGATGTCGGCCGGTCTGCCGCTGCCCCGGCGCGTCTTCGCGCATGGGTTCATCTTCAACCGCGGCGAGAAGATGTCGAAGTCGGTCGGCAACGTGGTCGATCCGTTCGACCTGGCGCATGCCTATGGCGTCGACCCGATGCGCTTCTTCTTCCTGCGCGAGGTGCCGTTCGGCCAGGACGGCAACTACAGCCATGACGCCATTGTGGCGCGGATGAATGCCGATCTCGCCAACGATCTCGGCAATCTGGCGCAGCGCTCGCTGTCGATGATCGCCAAGAACTGCGGCGGCGTGCTGCCGCAACCGGGGCCGCTCGCGGCTGCCGACGAGACGCTGCTCGCCCAGGCCGACGGACTGATGGCGGCCGCGCGCACGGCCTTCGATGCCCAGGAGATCCACAAGGCCCTGGAGGCGATCTGGTTCGTGGTCGCTGAGACCAACCGCTATTTCACCGCCCAGGAGCCGTGGGCGCTGCGCAAGACCGACTTCGCCCGCATGGAGACCGTGCTCTGGGTCACCGCCGAGGTGCTGCGCATCGTCGGTCTGCTGATCCAGCCGATCATGCCGAAATCGGCCGGCACGCTGCTCGACCTGCTCGGCCAGCAGGCGCCGGAGGCGCGCGCCTTCGCCGCGATCGGCACCCGCATTGCCGGTGGCACGGTGCTGCCGGCACCCGCGCCGGTCTTCCCGAAATATGTCGAGCCGGAGACGGGCGAGGGGGCCTGA
- a CDS encoding TatD family hydrolase, translated as MTLVDSHCHLDFPDFAEELDQVVTRAHAAGVAKMVTISTRVRRFEAIKAIAERFDSVWCSVGTHCQNAHEELDITADDLARLAEHPRCVAIGEAGLDYHYDLSPRDAQEEGFRRHIAAARMTGLPLVIHARDADEDVARILEEETARGPFPMVLHCFSSGAELARRGLACGAYLSFSGILTFKTAETIREVAAFAPEDRILVETDAPYLAPLPYRGKRNEPAYTAKTAAVLAKVRGVSDAEIARITTDNFHRLFAKVPR; from the coding sequence ATGACCCTCGTCGATTCCCATTGCCACCTTGATTTTCCCGATTTCGCTGAGGAACTCGACCAGGTGGTCACGCGCGCCCACGCCGCCGGCGTCGCCAAGATGGTGACCATCTCCACGCGGGTGCGCCGCTTTGAGGCGATCAAGGCGATCGCCGAGCGTTTCGACAGTGTCTGGTGCTCGGTCGGCACCCATTGCCAGAACGCCCATGAGGAACTCGACATCACGGCCGACGATCTCGCCCGGCTGGCCGAGCATCCGCGCTGTGTGGCGATCGGCGAGGCGGGGCTCGACTACCATTACGACCTGTCGCCGCGCGACGCGCAGGAGGAGGGCTTCCGCCGCCATATCGCCGCCGCGCGCATGACCGGGCTGCCGCTCGTGATCCATGCCCGCGACGCCGACGAGGACGTGGCGCGCATCCTGGAGGAGGAGACGGCGAGGGGGCCGTTCCCGATGGTCCTGCACTGCTTCTCGTCGGGCGCTGAACTCGCCAGGCGCGGCCTCGCCTGCGGCGCCTATCTGTCCTTCTCGGGCATCCTGACCTTCAAGACCGCCGAGACCATCCGCGAGGTCGCCGCCTTCGCGCCCGAAGACCGCATCCTGGTCGAGACCGACGCGCCCTATCTGGCGCCGCTGCCGTATCGCGGCAAGCGCAACGAGCCGGCCTATACGGCCAAGACGGCCGCCGTGCTGGCCAAGGTCCGCGGCGTCTCGGACGCTGAGATCGCGCGCATCACCACCGACAATTTCCACCGGCTGTTCGCCAAGGTCCCGCGGTGA
- a CDS encoding MBL fold metallo-hydrolase, producing the protein MAPRLTFRILGCGSSPGVPRIGNDWGQCDPRNPKNRRRRASLLVTRRDGDGEPTRVLVDTGPDLREQMLDADVDWVDGVFLTHPHADHIHGIDDLRSFVLNRRQRVDVHMDAPTAERVRHAFDYCFVTPPGSSYPPILNEHRIEDGVPVTVNGPGGPITAVPYRQSHGDITSLGFRFGSLAYSPDVSAMPEDAFDRLGGLDVLIIDALRWVPHPSHFSVDEALEVIARLKPKRAILTHMHIDLDYRILKAKLPDHVEPAYDGLEIELPA; encoded by the coding sequence ATGGCGCCGCGGCTGACCTTCCGCATCCTCGGCTGCGGCTCGTCGCCGGGCGTGCCGCGCATCGGCAACGACTGGGGTCAGTGCGACCCTCGCAACCCGAAGAACCGGCGCCGACGCGCGAGCCTCCTGGTCACGCGCCGGGACGGCGACGGCGAGCCGACCCGCGTGCTGGTCGATACCGGTCCGGACCTGCGCGAACAGATGCTCGACGCCGATGTCGACTGGGTCGACGGTGTCTTTCTGACCCATCCGCATGCCGACCATATCCACGGCATCGACGATCTCCGGAGCTTCGTGCTCAACCGGCGTCAGCGCGTCGATGTCCACATGGACGCGCCCACCGCCGAGCGCGTCCGCCACGCCTTCGACTATTGCTTCGTGACGCCGCCGGGCTCCAGCTACCCGCCGATCCTGAACGAGCACCGGATCGAAGATGGCGTGCCCGTGACGGTGAACGGCCCGGGTGGCCCGATCACGGCCGTGCCGTATCGCCAGAGCCATGGCGACATCACGTCGCTCGGCTTCCGCTTCGGCAGTCTGGCCTATTCGCCGGACGTGAGCGCCATGCCGGAGGACGCCTTCGACCGGCTTGGCGGTCTCGACGTGCTGATCATCGACGCGCTGCGCTGGGTCCCGCATCCGAGCCATTTCTCGGTCGACGAGGCGCTCGAGGTGATCGCGCGCCTGAAGCCGAAGCGCGCCATCCTGACCCACATGCACATCGATCTCGACTACCGCATCCTGAAGGCCAAGCTGCCCGACCATGTCGAGCCGGCCTATGACGGCCTGGAGATCGAGCTGCCGGCCTGA
- a CDS encoding diaminopropionate ammonia-lyase, with translation MQAFPARHVANPLARRDPYGEAERAILSLAGAERAAAEITTWPGYAPTPLVRLDGLAGRLGLGAVHYKDESRRFGLKSFKALGGAYAVLRILQERLAGEGITATSSDLLAGRYRDRTADVTVATATDGNHGRSVAWGAGLFGCRSVVFIHEGVSAEREAAIAAYGAEMRRVPGGYDDSVRAVARAAAAAGWSLVADTSSEGSATVPIRVMEGYMLIAAEALRQMDGEAPPTHVFVQAGVGGLAAALAGYLWEAYGSDRPRCIVVEPVLADCVFRTVAAGHPVAIEGSTDTFMACLAAGEVSPVAWDILKGGLDDVIALPDEAAIAAMRLLAAAQPGDRPIVAGESGAAATAGLVAAALDPGLRATLGLDRSVRVLVIGSEGATDPATYERVVGRRAEDVDG, from the coding sequence ATGCAAGCCTTTCCGGCCCGCCACGTCGCCAATCCGCTCGCCCGCCGCGACCCCTATGGGGAGGCCGAGCGGGCGATCCTGTCCCTGGCCGGGGCGGAACGCGCGGCGGCGGAAATCACGACCTGGCCCGGCTATGCGCCGACGCCCCTGGTGCGGCTCGACGGTCTGGCCGGCCGGCTCGGGCTCGGCGCCGTGCACTACAAGGACGAGAGCCGGCGCTTCGGGCTGAAGAGTTTCAAGGCGTTGGGCGGGGCCTATGCGGTGCTGCGCATCCTGCAGGAGCGCCTGGCCGGAGAGGGCATCACGGCCACGAGTTCCGATCTTCTGGCCGGACGCTATCGCGACCGCACCGCGGACGTGACGGTCGCGACCGCGACGGACGGCAATCACGGCCGCTCGGTCGCCTGGGGCGCGGGCCTGTTCGGCTGCCGCTCGGTGGTCTTCATCCATGAGGGGGTCAGCGCCGAGCGCGAAGCCGCGATCGCCGCCTATGGGGCCGAAATGCGCCGCGTCCCGGGCGGCTACGACGACAGCGTGCGGGCGGTGGCGCGCGCGGCCGCGGCGGCGGGCTGGTCCCTGGTGGCGGACACGTCGAGCGAAGGCAGCGCTACGGTGCCGATCCGGGTCATGGAAGGCTACATGCTGATCGCCGCGGAGGCGCTGCGGCAGATGGACGGGGAGGCGCCGCCGACCCATGTCTTCGTTCAGGCCGGCGTCGGCGGTCTTGCGGCCGCCCTCGCGGGCTATCTGTGGGAGGCCTACGGGTCCGACCGGCCGCGCTGCATCGTCGTCGAGCCGGTCCTGGCCGATTGCGTCTTCCGCACCGTGGCGGCCGGCCATCCGGTCGCAATCGAGGGGTCGACCGACACCTTCATGGCCTGCCTGGCCGCCGGCGAAGTGTCGCCGGTCGCCTGGGACATCCTGAAAGGTGGGCTCGACGACGTGATCGCCTTGCCGGACGAGGCCGCCATCGCGGCGATGCGGCTGCTCGCGGCGGCCCAGCCGGGCGACCGGCCGATCGTGGCGGGCGAATCCGGAGCGGCCGCGACCGCGGGCCTCGTCGCCGCCGCGCTCGATCCGGGCCTGCGGGCGACGCTGGGTCTCGACCGGTCGGTCCGGGTGCTGGTCATCGGCAGCGAAGGCGCGACCGATCCGGCGACCTACGAACGCGTCGTCGGCCGGCGTGCCGAGGACGTCGACGGGTGA
- a CDS encoding SDR family oxidoreductase produces MTEALSVDRPVAVVTGGGAGIGAAISRRLIDAGHHVVSLSRGEAEFADPHLETVAVDLSDPAATRAAATAVAARHAVGILVHNAGTIRARPVEAVTDADLDDLTHLHVGAPLILLQAFLPAMRKAGAGRVVLISSRAALGLPTRTAYSATKAGMIGMARTWALELGPAGITVNVVAPGPIQDTAMFRDVIEPGSAREQALAAAIPVKRLGRSDDVARAVTFFTAPEAGFVTGQVLYVCGGASVGTITI; encoded by the coding sequence ATGACCGAAGCCTTGTCCGTCGACCGCCCGGTCGCCGTCGTCACCGGCGGTGGCGCGGGGATCGGCGCCGCCATTTCGCGCCGACTGATCGATGCCGGCCACCATGTCGTCTCGCTGTCGCGCGGGGAGGCCGAGTTCGCCGACCCGCATCTCGAAACCGTCGCAGTCGACCTGAGCGATCCGGCGGCGACGCGGGCGGCGGCCACCGCGGTGGCGGCGCGCCATGCGGTCGGCATCCTCGTCCATAATGCCGGGACGATCCGGGCGCGGCCTGTCGAGGCGGTCACCGACGCCGATCTCGACGACCTGACCCATCTGCATGTCGGCGCGCCCCTGATCCTGCTGCAGGCCTTCCTGCCGGCCATGCGCAAGGCCGGGGCGGGGCGGGTGGTGCTGATCTCCTCGCGCGCCGCGCTCGGCCTGCCGACCCGCACCGCCTATTCGGCCACCAAGGCCGGCATGATCGGGATGGCGCGGACCTGGGCGCTGGAACTCGGACCCGCCGGCATCACGGTGAATGTCGTGGCGCCGGGTCCGATCCAGGATACGGCCATGTTCCGGGACGTGATCGAGCCCGGCAGCGCGCGCGAACAGGCGCTGGCTGCGGCCATCCCCGTCAAGCGGCTCGGCCGCTCGGACGATGTCGCCCGGGCGGTCACCTTCTTCACTGCGCCGGAGGCGGGCTTCGTCACCGGCCAGGTGCTCTATGTCTGCGGCGGCGCCAGCGTCGGCACAATCACGATCTGA